One window from the genome of Glycine soja cultivar W05 chromosome 12, ASM419377v2, whole genome shotgun sequence encodes:
- the LOC114379180 gene encoding uncharacterized protein LOC114379180 yields the protein MAFRGKEMMKKVLKTVGENGLSRREKESLERCLPRSKIVMNRAKRGLFAGKHIQFGNRVSEDGGNKSRRTWKPNVQEKRLFSYILDRHVRVKVTTHALRCIDKAGGIDEYLLKTPYHKMDTEMGILWKAKIEKLYEELGNKEVVFFSPEDEVKFEQEFEDLKLSEREARKEVRRKMYTGMSKQKLIEVERKDDQCIDEGGNKIEGEISHDSSKQVVPVSYVLAADKLKVGSVVSN from the exons ATGGCGTTCAGAGGGAAAGAGATGATGAAGAAAGTTCTGAAGACGGTGGGAGAGAACGGTCTGAGTCGAAGAGAAAAGGAATCGTTGGAGAGATGCTTGCCTCGAAGCAAGATTGTGATGAATCGCGCCAAACGCGGTCTCTTCGCCGGGAAACACATTCAGTTTGGGAATCGTGTCAGTGAAGATGGCGGTAACAA GTCAAGGAGAACTTGGAAACCTAATGTCCAGGAAAAACGGCTCTTTAGTTATATCCTAGATCGTCACGTTCGTGTTAAAGTCACCACCCATGCCCTACGATGCATAGACAAGGCAGGTGGGATTGATGAGTACTTGCTGAAAACTCCTTATCACAAGATGGACACTGAAATGGGCATCCTTTGGAAGGCTAAGATTGAGAAGTTGTATGAAGAGCTTGGCAATAAGGAGGTTGTATTCTTTTCACCCGAGGATGAAGTGAAGTTTGAGCAGGAGTTTGAAGATTTGAAACTATCTGAAAGGGAAGCACGAAAGGAGGTAAGAAGAAAAATGTACACTGGGATGAGCAAGCAAAAGCTAATTGAGGTAGAACGTAAAGATGATCAATGTATTGACGAGGGAGGCAATAAAATTGAGGGAGAAATCTCGCATGATTCATCAAAACAGGTGGTTCCTGTCTCGTATGTCTTGGCTGCTGACAAGCTCAAAGTTGGAAGTGTTGtttctaattaa
- the LOC114379178 gene encoding uncharacterized protein LOC114379178 isoform X1, with protein sequence MEWVKMKEYAREFMVGVAEMTVEFGKGCRDIVKQSLVNDDSYIVKNFGRDSYIGKTVREPFAKLFAKLSFFNEYLPEDKDPLHAWSVIFFVSILAFLALYANFECDPYAAAAPVKQVFVHPPSATRVVLPDGRYMAYKEQGVSSHKARFSVIAPHSFLSSRLAGIPGVKDSLLEEFGIRLLTYDLPGFGESDPHPNRNLESSATDMAFLANALDVDKFWVVGYSSGSMHAWAALRYIPDRLAGAAMFAPMVNPYDPIMTKEERRRTWKKWTRKRKFMYFLARRFPRLLAFFYRRSFLSGKHGQIDRWLSLSLGNRDKALMEDPIYGEFWQRDVEESIRQRNVKPFMEEAALQVANWGFSLSDLKLQKRKQSSNLLSWLKSMFTETEEYMGFLGPIHIWQIHFKCSRNQFGCFFQGKILSIRVLTLIILSFPLMLRPYKGMDDKVVPPSMTDFVHRLLPGAAVHKLPYEGHFTYIYFCHECHRQIFTTLFGTPQGPLSISIEVDQATLEETNIEQ encoded by the exons ATGGAGTGGGTGAAGATGAAGGAGTACGCGAGAGAGTTCATGGTTGGAGTGGCGGAGATGACGGTGGAGTTCGGAAAAGGTTGCAGAGACATAGTCAAACAGAGTCTGGTCAACGACGACTCCTACATCGTCAAAAACTTCGGAAGAGACTCCTACATTGGAAAAACAGTGAGAGAACCTTTCGCTAAGCTTTTCGCCAAATTGAGTTTCTTCAACGAGTACTTACCTGAGGACAAGGATCCTCTCCACGCTTGGTCCGTTATTTTCTTCGTTTCCATACTCGCCTTCTTAG ctttgtACGCGAATTTTGAATGTGATCCGTACGCCGCCGCGGCGCCGGTGAAGCAagtgttcgtgcatcctcctaGTGCCACTCGCGTAGTGCTTCCTGATGGAAGGTACATGGCGTATAAGGAGCAAGGCGTTTCTTCTCACAAAGCTAGGTTTTCGGTGATTGCTCCCCACAGTTTTCTTTCTTCCAGGCTTGCAG GGATTCCTGGAGTGAAAGATTCGTTGTTGGAAGAGTTTGGTATTCGTTTGTTGACGTATGATCTTCCTGGTTTTGGTGAGAGTGATCCTCATCCCAACCGGAATCTGGAATCCTCGGCGACTGATATGGCGTTTTTAGCAAATGCTCTTGATGTGGACAAGTTTTGGGTGGTTGGTTACTCAAGTGGCAGCATGCATGCTTGGGCTGCGCTTAGATACATTCCTGATAGGCTTGCTG GTGCAGCCATGTTTGCTCCCATGGTGAACCCATATGATCCTATAATGACAAAGGAAGAGAGACGAAGAACTTGGAAAAAATGGACacgaaaaagaaaattcatgtACTTCTTAGCTCGGAGGTTTCCTAGACTTCTTGCTTTCTTCTATCGGCGGAGCTTTTTGTCAGGAAAGCATGGTCAGATTGATAGGTGGCTGTCATTATCTCTGGGAAATAGG GATAAAGCACTGATGGAAGATCCAATCTATGGGGAATTCTGGCAAAGGGATGTGGAAGAATCAATCAGACAAAGAAATGTGAAACCCTTCATGGAGGAAGCTGCTTTGCAGGTCGCAAATTGGGGTTTCAGCCTTTCAGACCTCAAGTTGCAGAAGAGAAAACAGAGCAGTAATTTGCTCAGTTGGCTTAAGTCAATGTTCACTGAAACTGAGGAATATATGGGATTTCTTGGCCCTATACATATATGGCAA ATTCATTTCAAGTGTTCTAGAAATCAATTTGGATGTTTTTTCCAGGGGAAAATTTTGAGTATCAGAgttttaactttaattattcTTAGTTTTCCTTTAATGCTCAGACCATATAAG GGAATGGATGATAAAGTGGTTCCTCCATCGATGACTGATTTTGTGCACCGCTTGCTGCCCGGAGCTGCTGTACATAAACTCCCATATGAAGGTCATTTCACCTATATCTACTTTTGTCATGAATGCCACAGACAGATATTTACCACACTTTTTGGAACCCCACAAGGCCCACTCAGCATTTCTATAGAAGTAGATCAAGCTACCCTAGAAGAAACCAATATTGAACAGTAA
- the LOC114379178 gene encoding uncharacterized protein LOC114379178 isoform X2, translating into MEWVKMKEYAREFMVGVAEMTVEFGKGCRDIVKQSLVNDDSYIVKNFGRDSYIGKTVREPFAKLFAKLSFFNEYLPEDKDPLHAWSVIFFVSILAFLALYANFECDPYAAAAPVKQVFVHPPSATRVVLPDGRYMAYKEQGVSSHKARFSVIAPHSFLSSRLAGIPGVKDSLLEEFGIRLLTYDLPGFGESDPHPNRNLESSATDMAFLANALDVDKFWVVGYSSGSMHAWAALRYIPDRLAGAAMFAPMVNPYDPIMTKEERRRTWKKWTRKRKFMYFLARRFPRLLAFFYRRSFLSGKHGQIDRWLSLSLGNRDKALMEDPIYGEFWQRDVEESIRQRNVKPFMEEAALQVANWGFSLSDLKLQKRKQSSNLLSWLKSMFTETEEYMGFLGPIHIWQGMDDKVVPPSMTDFVHRLLPGAAVHKLPYEGHFTYIYFCHECHRQIFTTLFGTPQGPLSISIEVDQATLEETNIEQ; encoded by the exons ATGGAGTGGGTGAAGATGAAGGAGTACGCGAGAGAGTTCATGGTTGGAGTGGCGGAGATGACGGTGGAGTTCGGAAAAGGTTGCAGAGACATAGTCAAACAGAGTCTGGTCAACGACGACTCCTACATCGTCAAAAACTTCGGAAGAGACTCCTACATTGGAAAAACAGTGAGAGAACCTTTCGCTAAGCTTTTCGCCAAATTGAGTTTCTTCAACGAGTACTTACCTGAGGACAAGGATCCTCTCCACGCTTGGTCCGTTATTTTCTTCGTTTCCATACTCGCCTTCTTAG ctttgtACGCGAATTTTGAATGTGATCCGTACGCCGCCGCGGCGCCGGTGAAGCAagtgttcgtgcatcctcctaGTGCCACTCGCGTAGTGCTTCCTGATGGAAGGTACATGGCGTATAAGGAGCAAGGCGTTTCTTCTCACAAAGCTAGGTTTTCGGTGATTGCTCCCCACAGTTTTCTTTCTTCCAGGCTTGCAG GGATTCCTGGAGTGAAAGATTCGTTGTTGGAAGAGTTTGGTATTCGTTTGTTGACGTATGATCTTCCTGGTTTTGGTGAGAGTGATCCTCATCCCAACCGGAATCTGGAATCCTCGGCGACTGATATGGCGTTTTTAGCAAATGCTCTTGATGTGGACAAGTTTTGGGTGGTTGGTTACTCAAGTGGCAGCATGCATGCTTGGGCTGCGCTTAGATACATTCCTGATAGGCTTGCTG GTGCAGCCATGTTTGCTCCCATGGTGAACCCATATGATCCTATAATGACAAAGGAAGAGAGACGAAGAACTTGGAAAAAATGGACacgaaaaagaaaattcatgtACTTCTTAGCTCGGAGGTTTCCTAGACTTCTTGCTTTCTTCTATCGGCGGAGCTTTTTGTCAGGAAAGCATGGTCAGATTGATAGGTGGCTGTCATTATCTCTGGGAAATAGG GATAAAGCACTGATGGAAGATCCAATCTATGGGGAATTCTGGCAAAGGGATGTGGAAGAATCAATCAGACAAAGAAATGTGAAACCCTTCATGGAGGAAGCTGCTTTGCAGGTCGCAAATTGGGGTTTCAGCCTTTCAGACCTCAAGTTGCAGAAGAGAAAACAGAGCAGTAATTTGCTCAGTTGGCTTAAGTCAATGTTCACTGAAACTGAGGAATATATGGGATTTCTTGGCCCTATACATATATGGCAA GGAATGGATGATAAAGTGGTTCCTCCATCGATGACTGATTTTGTGCACCGCTTGCTGCCCGGAGCTGCTGTACATAAACTCCCATATGAAGGTCATTTCACCTATATCTACTTTTGTCATGAATGCCACAGACAGATATTTACCACACTTTTTGGAACCCCACAAGGCCCACTCAGCATTTCTATAGAAGTAGATCAAGCTACCCTAGAAGAAACCAATATTGAACAGTAA